The stretch of DNA ttttttttttatcgtccTCAGTGTGAGTGTTGGTATGATCTCAGCTGGAAGTTATAAATAGCAATAATACAACTCTTTGTTAAGTGAAAGTGTTGTATTATGTAGATACTAAAGAAATGATTCCAAAATATTGTATCAAAATCACCAGAAGCCCTTGCTTCTAGTCTTACCAAAGACTTACTGGGTATGAATTCTTCAGAAGATGACaagagcttttcattttaaactaacttccctttcatttctgaagCATAGCCATGCTTCAGCAATAAGGCTCTAGAGGACCAGAATTTGAAAGTAAAGCCATCTCTCTTATACTCAAAATAATAGAGCTACACTCTTAAGTTATTGTCCAGTCTTTGTTATTCTTACAGACCTCATACCAAGTGATCTGAAGTAATTAGACTCATGTACCTTTGAAAATGTAATGTTTGGgttttctctcccctcctttcccacATTCTTActcaaagaaagagaataatacCAATAAATAGTTTTATGTGCTGGCTGAGTGACTAACAaaaatatgtgtgtttttataaaaaccaAAGCATCCCAGAACATTTCTCCTATCTCCAAGAAAGccattctgggggcacctgggtggctcagtggttgagcatcgactttggttcaggtcatgatcccaggatcctgtatAGGAGAAAGCTATTATAATGGCATTTTAGTTCATAATGGTTATCCATAGTTTGGGATCATTATATAtgtttctcttgctctctttcttgtttttaaaagagagagcacCTGTGCAAGTAggcaagaggagggagagagagaatttaaacaggttccatgctcagtgcagaaccctacacagagctcaatctcatgaccctgtcccatatgtttattctttcttctgtattttctattctttcttcctctctagaATTCAGGCtggctgcatcaggctccctgcagggagcctgcttctccctctgcctatgtctctgcctttctctctctgtctctcatgaataaataaataaaattttgaaagagagagagaaggagagagagaaagagaaggaaaaaagcaagcaagcaagccaaCCAGCCAGACAGCCATTCTGATTTCTCTCCTATCTCTGGGACGAAAGGCCTTGAGATGTTTTCTGGGGACCAAGCACGTTTTTCCAAGATACATAATAGAGCCTTCCCAGGTAAAAACGCAAGAGTTTAGCTCTAATGGGGAAGGAACTTTTAATCCGGGGCACTCGCGGGTGATACAGAATTGTAGAAATGGGGCAGTTATGGTCCTATAACAGAGTACCAACAGAGTAAAATCATTTGTGTCTTACACCTACTGACTGGCAGTGCTTCATTTCCTAGACTGCACCAGTTCCCCTTGAAGCAGAAAACAGAGGTGAAATGAAGTTAGCTCTCCAGTACGTCCCAGAGCCAACTCCTGGTATGTAATGATTTTCCATCTAGATTTATGCCCTTTCCTAATATCTCCCTCACCAAGGATTTCTTTGGACGCTGTGTTACTTTCAAAGGTGAAACCCTAAGCAAATATATTAACTTAATAATTGTATGGACCAAATGAGTCAATTTACAATTGATagttcgttctctctctctctctctctctctctctctctctctctctctttatggtaaaaacatataacatacaatttaccatcttagccattttttaagtgtaccatttgtagtgttaagtatattcacattgttatgaAGCAGagctctagaactttttcatcttccatatctgaaactctatacccattaaactaTACCCTTGCCTTGTCCTTCTCCCAGCCCTTGGTAACTACCATTGTACCttgtttctatgaaaaaaaaaaaaaatcctcattttcaGCCGTCTTAACTTTCACCTCACTCTCTAAAAAGTTGGTATCTACACAATGTGAATGGCCTTTCCCATATTCAGAATTTGGAACTATTGGTTGTATTAGGGTAAGAATGGAAGCTGAGTGTTCTTCAGAGGTGAGAATTAGAAGAATTAGTATGAAGCTCTTAGGAAATTAGAGTTCATTGGTTCTGCATTCTCAAGGCCTCAGCAGTACAGAAAGCTTTTTCCTCCAGGTTACTAATTGCATCCTTGATGTTAGGGCCTCAGGCCTACAGCCCAGTTAAGGAGCAAGAAACTAGCAAGAAATGAATGCCAGCCTACTCTCATTTCCCAAGAAGTTCCCCAAGTTTTTCTCTGTAAGAATCTGTGTAAATGTTACAACTGAAATCAGAGGTTGCAACTCAAATGTTTTCAGTAACCGGGTAGTAAAACTAGTGGGACGAAAGAAATAATGGGTGGTAAGGGCAGTGATTGAACTGGAGAAAGACATtctaattcagttaaaaaaaaaaaaaaaaaaaaagaattggagggCAAGCAAAACCTATCTTTAGGCCCATATAGCTGCCAAACCACCTTGTTGTTACTCCCGGATCTTCCTAAAAGGCAGATTTTCTTACTATATGTAATTTGTATCCTATCATTTATGGTCCACATGCATAGAAATTCTGCCAATATCTTTCCCTCCACTATCATTTCTTGGTGAGGGGGCAAAGGAGATCATGTGTTTTGATGAGCTCCATCTTGTCTGAGTTTTTGCTCATGTAGTTTCTCTTCCCTGAAATGGCTTCCTCTTCTCAACCTATCCAACTCTTAGATGAAGCCCCATCTTTTCTGGCTATATTCTTTCCCCCTCACTGTTCACATCATCATCTAGAAAATTATGGTAATAACTTGGCATTTCATTCTATATgccatttttatagtttttatttgagTTAATCTTTTTAGCTTAAGtgtaaacattttccaaagagattttttaaaatatattccttgtATATCTGATGACATTACTAGCATAGGGCTGAGCATATCATAGATGCTCATTAAATTCAGGTTGGTTGACTGAGTTAACCTATTCAGAAAAATGTGGTAATGGCCCTCTGTCCATGTGTACCCAGTCTAGCCAACAACTAAAGACTAAGCCAACTTCTCAGTAATTCCCTGTCCATAAGATTAGTTATTATGTGTGTATCTACATAAAGTATTTCaccacatttaaaaagaagagtagCTATACCTTAGCCAGTACCTATTTTGATTATACTCAGTATGGTTTCAGATGCCTCCCACTAACAGCAATTGATATCAGTATTAATATTTGAAAGGAATGTGCATGTCATTGAGATGTTTTGAATATAACTATAAATGTATGATTACATACCTGATTTCTATAACTTGTCTTGAAACAAGCCAAACCCAGAAAGATGATACAGTACTCTGTACTTGGAAtcaatatgaattatttttatagaactgTCTGAGCTTAGGGCAGCCAGAGTATGGAAGATTTGGTTAAGAATGTATACATTTAACCAATTAGGACCATATCCTCAAGCTCTAGCTAGTATCACTGTGCCAGACCATTTTTAGGTTGGCATCTTTGGATATAGTATTGCCACAAGAGGAAAGGcagtgaagttttattttctgtccttttccaaTTCCAGGTAAAAAGCTTCCTACAACGGGAGAAGTGCACATCTGGGTAAAGGAATGTCTTGATCTACCACAGCTAAGGGGCAGCCATCTAAATTCTTTTGTTAAATGGTAACCACACTGGTAACTCTGCTTCTCTCAGTTCTATCATAGCCTGGCCTTTTCTGGTTGTTTTGGGGTCTCAATATCTGTGATGCTGAAACTCATCCTCCATGGTTTAAGTGAGATAACTTGGGACAATGGCAATGTGAACTAGAGGGATCTGTGACACGAACCCCTAAGGGTCCATTTAGTTTTAAAACCATGAAGGCAACATACATACAAATGAAACCAGGGACCATGTACTCAGGTATGGGATGTCTTCTGGAAGATATATCTGCTGGTGAGGTTAATATTCAGTATAAAAGAGTTCATCAGATTTCTAATGTTGGGATTCCATGCTCCTTGGTTCCTTTGTGGAGCAAGGAGAATTTTTCCTCCTATCCCTTGTCCCACCTTTGTGGCTTATCTGCAAAAGATCTTTTGCCTCAGCCTGCAAATATGTGGAAAATGACTTGCTAAACAGACCCCTactgcctgatcctggagacccaggatcaagtcccacgtcgggctccctgcatggagcctgcttctccctctgcctgtgtctctgcctctctgtctctctctctctctctctctgtctctcatgaataaataaataaaatcttaaaaaaaaaaaagacccctacTAATAGTTATGTCCTAGGAGTGTAAGACAATTAGAGTCTTTAAGTGGCAGACTTTTTTCTCTGGCATCTAGTCAGTAGTAACTAAGCAGATGTTAGTAAGCACTCTCAGTTCCCCCTAATTTCATCTATATAGATTCTTCCAGAAGATCAGTTATAGCAGTTTAAGTTTGTTGACATTATTTGTGATTTTCACTATACATAGTATTTATAGATGTCAGTTGGTAAGatttttcagctcaggtcagtgTATCATTCTGAGACAACTCTCAGGCTTTGTATTTATAAGAGATGGtaggttaaaaacagaaaacagatgatCACGAATGCTTACAAATTTTAAAGGAATCCCCAGCCAATTGCTACCATATTAAGCACTTACAAAAGAAAGCACTAACCCAAGTTGTTTGCTTCATATGTAATTCTGATATTAACCTCATGAAATAGGCATcacattctcatttttaagatgaagaaGCAAGTGTATGAGAGATTACGGGACTTTCCCTACAATACACAGCCaataagtggcagagtcaggatttaaaGCAAGTCTGGTCCACTATAATGCACAGTCTCTCCAGCAGAATGCTGccactaccaccatcatcaccatcactgccACCATCTTTACCTCCACCATCACTGCCATTACCACCACCATCCCTGCTATCACCACCgctgccactgccaccaccagaGTCACCActgccactaccaccaccatcaccgccAGCACCCCTACTATCACTACCCCCATCGTAGCTGCCACCACCGTCATGGctgccatcaccaccactaccaccatcacggttaccaccaccaccacgatcACAACCATCATCACTGCCACCATGAtgatcaccatcaccaccaccactgctgccTCTctacactctttttttcttccatttccttctgccAATCTTCAGTAGCTGTGTTGCAGTACACTGAAAACGTAAATATTCACCatcttattaaaatgcttttACAATACGATTCCTTTTGTAGTATCATCCTTCCAGATACAAGTAGGAAAAGTCGCCAGAAAACAAGAGCTGTAGGGAAAACCACCAATCCTGTCTTCAACCACACCATGGTGTATGATGGATTCAGGCCTGAAGACCTGACAGAAGCCTGTGTAGAGCTTACTGTCTGGGACCATCACAAATTAACCAACCAGTTTTTGGGAGGTCTTCGGATTGGCTTTGGAACAGGTAATGTTTGTTAGGTTTTCAATTCTCTAGGAGCCAGGTGCTTCCAGGGACAGTAAAGTTTTGCCTGTTTGTTGTTTTGCTTCTTCCTAATGAAAATAGATATTCTACTTCTGTTAAGTGTAATGAAATGAATGAGTGGAGGAATTTCGGGCTGTATGCCAAGGGCTCTAGATACAAAGATTAACGGGATGTACTGTCTATCTACACAAAGCTTGAGTTATTGTGTGTGGGAAGTACAGAAAAGCCTTCATTACTACTCTTCCCTGAAAAAACACTTATGTCCTTTTGTAACTAGAAGTGtgcttaaaataatcataataactcATATTAATGAGCACTAGTCACTGTACTGTACTGAATgctgtatttatattatttcatttcatcttcacagaaAGCCCATGAGTTATTACTAATGTTATTCTAAGAAACCAAGTAACAGAGCTAATAAGTATCAGACCCAAGATTCAAAGTTGAGCCTGTTAGACACTAAACCTCAAACTACACTTCCTTAGAGATTGTCTAACTTCCAACCTTCCCTACTACCCCACTATGTCCCTGATTGGTTGTCAGCCAGAACTTCTAtgaacatgaagagaaatctacTCTGTGAGTAGAGGGAATAGTTCCAATTATAGTCCCAATTATGGAATGCCCCATTATTGGGCATCTCAGGTGgttaaatagtttttttcttatattgagCCCCAGATCTGCCCTCCTAGTAATACTAAAACTATTCCTCACTCTCTTCCATTGATGATTATAATTAGGGGATtgtccagggtttttttttcccccccaatgAACTATTCCTTTCTAAATGCAaagctttctttcttgcttttttccttttctttctttctctttctttctttctttctttctttctttctttctttctttctttctttctttctttctttctttcttttcaggtaAAAGCTATGGTACTGAAGTGGATTGGATGGACTCTACATCAGAAGAAGTTGCTCTCTGGGAAAAGATGGTAAATTCCCCCAACACTTGGATTGAAGCAACCCTGCCTCTCAGAATGCTGTTGATTGCCAAGATTTCAAAATGATCCCGAAGTTGACTGGCTCCTCCACTGAAAACTACTAAACAGGTAGAATCTGATCTTGAAAATCTGACTATATGGACAGATTCTCACCTGCTGCCTCTCACCACTAATGGATGCCACACAGCATGGTAAAGTCAACCTGCATGTGCCCAAGAGActtaactaataataaaatgtgtaacTTATTTGTGACTTCAACATTAAAGAAGATATTTGAGAAAGCTAGGAAAAGCAAACAGTTGCTGCTGCTTCAGAGAAAAAGCTGTCCCAAAACATTAAATATTGGGGTTTTTAACCAGCAAAATATTCTAGTTTGCCATTCTGTGTTTCACACCACCAACCCTGTGCTACAATTAGGAGGGCCAGCTACTCAATGGTTGGAAACCCTCATAGGAACtgaaaaatatgtagtttttGGAAAAGAGGGACAGAAAAATGCTCCtataagggggaaaaaggaagaatatcaGTGATAATAAAGAATTTAACCCTAAGGAAACTATTTACTctgcaatctctattaaaatgtGGAATTACAGGTTAGGGCCATGAGACTGAATTTACTGCATGTATGTCTGCCTTTGAAAGTGCTTTTCTGTGTTCCCCTGTCAAAGTCTGAGATGTGCTTTGGTGCCACCCACTGGCTCATAGGTGGAATTCAGCTTTTGGCTTAATTTTCTCCTAAGATCCCAAGCCTGTGTTTTGTAATAGactatataaaaacaaacaaaccttacaTATACAAGATTCTGTTTTTCCTATAACCCTACTATATGAAATGAGCATGAGAGTGGTCACAGACATGCTTTGCAACAAAGTTTTAATTAGAATGTAAATTGCTAAACTGTACTTCCTATGTATGTATAATTTTCataaagtattttgtaaaaaCCCTTAGAATAAATTATTACATGATTTAATTGTGTGGTCAAGTTAACCTGACTTCTTATTTTGAGTGAAATACTTTATGTCAGGAAtcctaaaatgtaaattttctcaCAAGGCTAATATTTCTTAAGTCTTTACTTGCAGCTCTGGACATCATTTCCTCTAAGTGAGAAGCTCTGGCTATGTTATTGAaagtggaatttttattttacaaaagtagTTGAAAAGCATTGAAGGTaggttaacatttatttttgaaaagtttcccACGGAGACATTTtctggatcattttttttttctggatcattttaatatataaaacattactCTTCCTTAGGACCCAACTTGGTTGTCTTTCTCAAAACAAGCACTAATTTAAACATAGGTCAGGGGGATCCTGGACATTCAGGAGTGTGAAACCTTACAATAAGTGTCTAGCAAATGTCATTGAAAAAGACTAGAAGGGCACGtggttggctcagtccattaagcatctgccttcggatcaggttatgatctcagggtcctgggatcaagcccccacgttgggctccctgctcagcgaggagtctgcttcttcctctccttctgccccttcttttgtgtgctctctctctctctcaaatgaatgaatgaatgaatgaatgaatgaatgaatgaatgaatgaataaataaataaataaataaataaataaaattttaaaaaagactagaGTGCTTGCCTCCTCTAAAGATGTTAGAATCTTCTACCCACTTGCCAGTAAGAGTGGCTAACCTCAACAACACCCTTCCCACTCTCTCAAAGTCTTTTAGGGAGATGTGTAGTCCAGCTCCAGGTCCTGATTCTGTtctgagcacagggaggggcaagatgaGCTGAGTGGAAGCACACCTCCCAGGCTGGCCAGGAATAGTGGCAGAAGTGCAAATCTTGTTCCAGCTCCTGCCACTTCATGGTACCAGCTTCTTTCTCAGCCCTTCTTTCAGTTATCTGCTCAGCCACCTTCCAGCATCCAGCTGGCTCTGAAACATGAGATTGGTTCTATGGTCTCCCCCTGGGACTGCGTGCCTCCTCCTATCCTCAGATCCCTGACCTTCAGAACATCAGAGTGACCAAGAGAACCACCTTTGGTATCAAAATGatttgggtttgaattctggctctgtcacTCTCTGGGTGACATGGAGTAGCTTGTTTAACCTCTCCATGCCTTCGTTTCTTTGTTTCctgtaaaatagaaaatgtagatGATAATGCCTACCTCTCAAGAATATTGTTAGAGTTAAATGAGAGAAGATGTACAAATGCCTAGTACTTTTGTATAGAATAATTCTAAATAgtagcttcaaaaaaaaaaaaaaaagacatcaaaagaCTCAACAAAGGCAATGGGaagggactctggtcaccaccagaGAGAGCACTGGCCTAGTTTTATGCCTTGGACTTCTGGGGAGGAAATACTGGATACTTTCAGGTTCAAAGGTATGTGGGGAGAAAATGGTAGAACGAGGACAACCACCATCCAGAGAGGAGCCTAAAAGCATTACTAAACTGCAAGTTCTTTGAGAAGACAGATGGTatctaatttatttgtttacttagcATCTTGCACTGTATTGTTGAGcaaatcagtgaatgaatgttgattagagtctttttttttttttgattagaGTCTTATGAGATTTTTAGACTTGACAAGTATTCATTCTGTGGacttagttatttaaaataattttaacacataaatgtaaaatatttttaatgtggaAAATCTGTTTAGTCTACAAATACCATCGAGTATCCACTATGTACAAGGGACatagaagggggggggggtaagcATCCAGGAGCTCATCCCTCAAGAAACAACTGCTATTAACCACTTTGAGTATTTTccctgtcatctttttttttaccttaggaAACATATTCTGTAAATTCACTTTACTACATCAGACAACCATATGTGGTAATCAGCAATACATTCAATATATATGTGACCTTTTATTTAAATGACGAGAAGTATTCTAATTTTCTAGTCACTTGTCTCAACTTCACAAGTTCCATTTCAGTATATGAGCTTGAAAtctaaggaaaagaagagaaatgagggggagaatacaaataaatttaattcacatttttgaAGTCTTTGGAATCCACTTTCATAAAACCTCAGTATCCTATAATTGCAGCAGTTATTAAAATTTCAGCTCAGGAAATTTCCCCAGTCTTCCAACGTTGCTTTTCTTTTATAGACATGAGACTCTAGTCTTTGACATCCAAGTGAAAATCTGAAACCTTTTCCTGATCTGTTTTGCTTCTGGTGAAATCTGAAGCATTTGAAAATGCATCCAACATCTCTAATGACACCCAGGCTTTTTCCTTATCATCATGACTTGAGAGATTAAATCTCAACATCAGAAACAGTGTTTGTAGGAGTCATCAACCCTTCACTCTGTGCTTGAGTTTTCCCAGCAAGatcattctgaatttttcttatcttttgtttTGCAGTTCTTTCtagcataaatattttcataccATCAAATTACTTATAAACATGATAATGTTTCGTGGCTGCATAACattctaagaaaatataatttaacattttctctcttgGGGATATTTAGGTTTCCAGCTTTTAGTTGTTATAAACAACTGCCATGAAAAGCTTTGAGCAAAACTTTCGGATTATTTCCCAAGCAAAACTCTCCCCAGAAGGGCAATCCATTAGTtcaaaagtcataaaaatgtttgaagtcCTCAATATGTATGAGAGTATGAGAGAGTACCTGTTTCACTATAGTCTCAACCATCCTGGGTAGTCCTAAAATAAGGGGGAAATTTAGCAAAATTAATAGATgaaattatttctagttttcaatAGCCATATCACCCCCTCATCTGTGAACTTAattgttcatttctcttttaagatgttaatactttattgatttgttcaggctctctgcaaaaatataaatctatcaTGTCATCTTTATGGTGGATATTTTTCCCAGTTTGAAATTTGCCTTcaacattcattcaacacacGTTTATCTAAGCCTTCCCAAAGTCCCAGGCACCTGTCAAGTATTAAGGATAGCACAGATGCAGCCCTTGCTCTTAACGATCTCAGGGTTTAGtaggggaaggcaggcaggtgAGCAGTGAGTGCAGTAAGGCTATCACAGTTTCCATTAGAAGTATGAGCAGTCCATAGTGGACTTTTTTATGGCAGTAAAAGCGGTGAGTGGTCCATTCCACATGCAGGGGCCGGGAATGGCTTCACAGAAGAGATGCTTCTAAACCGACTGCTGTTGTGGAGTACATATGGAGAGCAACGAGGGCCAAGGTTGGAAGTCATTCCAGGTGAGGAGAACACCTGCAAACATGGCCAGAGAGCTGGTCGGTTAGGGGAGCTTCAGTGGCTGGGTTGGACTAGGGCATAAAAAGTCAGGTCCTGAGGAACAAGAGGCTGGAGAGACCCCAGAgctcacaattttaaaaattataactttaaGTGTTCAGCAAAAATTAAGCTTTCCCTTaccttttatataatatttaagctAAGAAAGTCCTTTCTGACCCagagagttgtttgttttttttaaagattttatttagtcatgagagacacagagaggcagaggcacagacagagggagcagcaggctccctgcgggaagccatatgccggacttgatcccaggacccgggatcatgatctgagccaaaggcagatgctcaaccactgagccacccagccacccaggtgcccctgacccaGAGTTTTTAtacttgcctttattttcttctagtttctatCTTTAacacttggattttattttacatgttacaCTGAACAGTCTAGTTCATCTGGAATTGGTATATGATGGTAAGCCTCCCTCGGATCTTTTTTCggttttaatgtttttcatatcTACATTGTTCATTAAGCTGCTTTCTGTAATCTTATTTTGCCAATGGGTAAAAAACAGGGAATACTGAATAATAAGAGGGTTTCCCAGCAGAGGACAATGGTAAGGGAAACAAAGGAAATTCTCATCGGGGTTTGCTCTCTGAGCTGTGTTAAACACTGCAGGTGCAACTCACAGCCACTTAGGATCCTGGCTCTCACAGCAGCACTGctactttgtttttatagattgCAGATTGTTAAGGAGCAAAGGTGTTTCCACAGACGGTAATTTATTCTCATGATCACTGAAGGGGCGAGAGGGAGGAAGCATATGTCACCGTCAGCCTGATTTGTTTACTCCTCCCAGAAATTAGGTAGAGTCAAGGTTTTTTTACGCCCTGAGCGGGCTGGAAACCTAGCGAGCTTGGCATCTCTTCCCTGCCCAGGACAGCCCGACACTGGGCTGGGAGCCAGAGCTGTGATTTGTTAGAAGGCAGGCAGAAGCAGAGCAGATTGGTTCTGGCCTCCCCCAGATCTGCCTGTTACTTCACGGCATTCCGATGACCCGCCCGCCAATCACAGGGCTCCTTGCTGGGAAAAGCAACTGCtgcggggagcgcggggaggcCCTAGCAACACGCCGAGGCTTTTGAATCCGCGGGGGAAACAGTGTGGGGTCAGCGGCTAGTGGAGGAGGCCTATGCGCTTATGCCTCAAGAAGAGAAGCCTCTCAGGATGGACCCTGCGCCCACTGAAGAGCCCttagagaagcaaaacaaaaaactagaaaagcCGGAAGAGGAGATGGAGTTTAAGGAACTGGACGGTCTGAGGGAGGCCTTGGCAAACCTCCGGGGGCTGTCTGCGGAGGAGAAGAGCGAGAAGGCGATGCTTTGCTCCCGCATCCAAGAGCAGTCCCAGCTCATCTGCATCCTGAAGCGGAGGTCGGATGAGGCCCTGGAACGCTGCCAGATCCTGGAGCTGCTCAACACAGAGCTGGAGGAGAAGAGGATGCTGGAGGCCGAGCAGCTGAAGGCCAAGAGCCAGCATGCCCAGAAGCTGGAGGAACGCTTTATGACCCTGGCAGCCAACCACGAGTTGATGATACGCTTCAAGGACGAACACAAGAGTCAGAACGTCAAGCTCAGGGAGGagaatgagaaactgaggctggagaACAGCAACCTGTTCAGTCAGGCTCTGAAGGACCAGGAGGCCAAAGTGTTGCAGCTCACTGCCCGCAGCGAGGCCCTCTCCAAGGAGCTGGAGACTCTGAAACAGAGGTGTGCTCAGGATGCCTGCCAGGCCCAGGCCAGAGAGAAGGAGCTGCTGGAGCTGCAGAATCAGCAGGCCTGCGCCCACACCAAGGAGACAGAGCAGCTGCGCAGCCAGCTGCAGagcctccagcagcagcagcggcaggcGGTGGAGCAGATGGCAGAGGCAGAGCGGGCACACAGCAGCCTGAACCGGGAGCTGCAGGCCAGGCTGCAGACGGTCACCCGAGAGAAGGACGAGCTGTTGCAGCTGTCCATGGAGAGGGGCAGGGTGCTTCAGAACAAGCAAGCAGAGATCCGCCAGCTCGAGGAGAAGCTGGAGACAGCAGATGTGGCCAGGAGGCACG from Canis lupus dingo isolate Sandy chromosome 21, ASM325472v2, whole genome shotgun sequence encodes:
- the CCDC89 gene encoding coiled-coil domain-containing protein 89, which encodes MPQEEKPLRMDPAPTEEPLEKQNKKLEKPEEEMEFKELDGLREALANLRGLSAEEKSEKAMLCSRIQEQSQLICILKRRSDEALERCQILELLNTELEEKRMLEAEQLKAKSQHAQKLEERFMTLAANHELMIRFKDEHKSQNVKLREENEKLRLENSNLFSQALKDQEAKVLQLTARSEALSKELETLKQRCAQDACQAQAREKELLELQNQQACAHTKETEQLRSQLQSLQQQQRQAVEQMAEAERAHSSLNRELQARLQTVTREKDELLQLSMERGRVLQNKQAEIRQLEEKLETADVARRHALERFEQEAVAVDSNLRVRELQRRVDGIQKAYDELRLQSEAFKKHSLDLLSKERELNAKLRHLFP